From one Zhongshania sp. R06B22 genomic stretch:
- a CDS encoding arylsulfatase has translation MKSYSIMSFCAGLLCALSATSVLAAEAVPKAKPQPKRPNIVLILADDLGFTDLASYGSEINTPSLDALANEGIRFTNYHTAANCAPARAMLLTGVDNHRAGVANIPEMTPPQQRHHPAYQGVLGDNVVTVATLLEGAGYRTYMAGKWHLGQTQDKLPSRRGFQRTVAMGDSGADNWEQKPYLPIYEKANWYADGEPIDLPDDFYSSEFLVDKMIGFIESDRPQSEQPFFAYLPFMAVHMPVQAPQEFTDRYEGVYLNGWTALREARRQRAIDLGIVPSDVAAVDMDTSRDWDALSEEDKRFEAKRMAVYAGMVEAMDFHIGRLVTYLKDIGEFDNTVFIFTSDNGSEPSGPAVLNNVRTGMMLARQDYTADYDTLGLKGSYVNLGPSFASASASPLAYYKFYVGEGGLRVPMIMAGKPLAVQQNLSNAFAYVADITPTILALTGVSAPDARYAGKPVEQIMGKNLLPLATAELDRIYSDSDYVGYELAGHGVLFQGDYKLVYNRAPVGDNTWRLFNIVADPGETRDLSAEQSGRFQAMLTLYEQYKLDNGVLDPPKGYNHQHQVVLNGLHDRFRAQLLLGLFMIVIAVVFIVIAKHHRSR, from the coding sequence ATGAAAAGTTATTCTATTATGAGTTTTTGTGCTGGCTTACTATGTGCGCTTTCCGCGACCTCGGTGCTTGCTGCGGAGGCGGTGCCAAAGGCGAAGCCCCAGCCAAAGCGTCCAAATATTGTGTTGATACTGGCGGATGATTTGGGCTTTACTGACCTCGCTTCCTACGGGAGTGAAATCAATACGCCGTCACTCGATGCCTTGGCGAATGAAGGCATACGCTTCACCAACTATCACACGGCGGCAAACTGTGCGCCGGCGCGGGCGATGTTGTTGACGGGGGTTGATAATCATCGCGCTGGGGTTGCCAATATTCCAGAAATGACCCCGCCACAGCAACGTCATCACCCGGCCTATCAAGGTGTCTTGGGTGACAATGTGGTTACGGTAGCAACATTGTTGGAAGGGGCGGGCTACCGCACCTATATGGCGGGTAAGTGGCATCTTGGTCAGACCCAAGACAAGCTCCCGAGTCGCCGCGGCTTTCAGCGAACCGTCGCCATGGGAGATTCTGGCGCGGATAATTGGGAGCAAAAACCGTATTTACCAATCTATGAAAAGGCCAACTGGTATGCCGATGGTGAGCCTATAGATTTGCCCGATGATTTTTATTCTTCGGAGTTTCTGGTTGATAAAATGATTGGCTTTATCGAATCCGATAGACCGCAATCCGAGCAACCTTTCTTTGCCTACCTGCCTTTTATGGCAGTGCATATGCCGGTGCAAGCGCCACAGGAATTCACTGACCGCTACGAAGGCGTGTATCTAAATGGCTGGACGGCGTTGCGGGAAGCTCGTCGGCAGCGCGCTATCGACTTAGGTATTGTCCCGTCTGATGTGGCGGCAGTAGACATGGATACCAGCAGAGACTGGGATGCCTTGTCGGAAGAAGATAAACGCTTTGAGGCCAAGCGCATGGCCGTTTACGCGGGTATGGTCGAGGCAATGGATTTTCATATCGGGCGGCTCGTCACCTATCTTAAAGACATTGGTGAGTTTGATAACACGGTTTTTATCTTCACTTCCGATAACGGCAGCGAGCCCAGTGGGCCAGCGGTACTCAATAATGTAAGAACCGGGATGATGTTGGCACGTCAGGATTATACGGCGGATTACGACACCCTAGGTTTGAAGGGAAGCTACGTTAATCTTGGGCCGAGCTTTGCCAGTGCCAGTGCCTCGCCGCTGGCATATTACAAATTTTATGTGGGCGAGGGCGGTTTGCGAGTGCCCATGATTATGGCGGGCAAACCCTTGGCGGTGCAGCAGAATCTCTCCAATGCCTTTGCCTATGTGGCTGATATTACCCCGACCATTCTTGCTTTGACTGGCGTTTCTGCCCCCGACGCTCGTTATGCGGGTAAACCGGTGGAACAAATAATGGGCAAGAACCTGCTGCCCTTGGCGACCGCTGAGCTAGATCGGATTTACTCAGATAGTGACTACGTCGGCTACGAGCTGGCCGGCCATGGTGTGTTGTTTCAGGGCGACTACAAGCTGGTTTATAACCGCGCGCCGGTTGGTGACAATACCTGGCGTTTGTTCAATATAGTGGCCGACCCCGGTGAGACCCGAGATCTCAGTGCTGAGCAGTCCGGGCGCTTTCAAGCCATGTTAACGCTGTATGAACAATACAAATTAGACAACGGCGTCCTCGATCCACCAAAGGGCTATAACCATCAGCATCAGGTTGTTCTGAACGGTCTACACGACCGCTTTCGAGCTCAGCTACTGCTGGGCTTGTTTATGATCGTTATTGCTGTGGTTTTTATTGTGATTGCCAAACATCATCGCAGCCGCTGA
- a CDS encoding alkyl/aryl-sulfatase, translating to MNKITLLAAMGLCAGMTLLGACSGSDAPLERAADADENGSTPATTYTADINRQVLQELPFADEQDFIEAQRGLIASDDSLTVRGKGDKIIWDQPAYNFISGEAPDSVNPSLWRQAKLNNIHGLFKVTDGVYQLRGFDLANMTIIQGSSGWIVVDPLTTAETAARAVEFARQHLGDSAISAILFTHSHIDHFGGALGALSAAQTKAADIRVIAPAGFMDESISENVLAGPTMNRRAEYMYGMPLPRTPRGHVDSGLGKEPGIGTVGILTPTDLVDHTGQNLLIDGVSFVFQNVSGSEAPAEFTFYLPEKKAFCGAELVSRNMHNLYTLRGAKVRDALAWSSFIDEAAEIFGEADVYFGSHHWPIWGQARIAEFLEVQSDTYKYIHDQTLRMAYKGYTPIEIAEQLELPSALQKSFSNRGYYGTTSHNSRAVYQGYFGWYDGNPANLNPLPPEDIGRRYIASMGGADKVLNIARQAFAEGDYRWVATLLNHLVFAEPENKEAKALLARNYDQLGYQAESGPWRDVYLTGAHELRHGKTGKTQDLSVAKDMVVHSPRSNFFNVMAAQLNGPKADGMEMTINFVFTDLGETHVLTLKNSVLHHRQAEADPDANATLNISHDLFLDLALGQGDMKDLLFSDELSIDGSKIDLARFFALQDKLKGVFSIVTP from the coding sequence ATGAATAAGATCACACTGTTGGCTGCGATGGGGCTGTGCGCCGGAATGACTTTGCTTGGTGCCTGCAGTGGCAGTGATGCGCCGCTAGAACGGGCTGCAGATGCCGATGAAAATGGCAGTACACCAGCCACGACATACACCGCCGATATCAATCGCCAAGTATTGCAAGAACTGCCTTTTGCCGATGAGCAGGATTTTATTGAGGCCCAGCGAGGCCTAATTGCCAGTGACGATTCACTCACGGTTCGCGGTAAAGGGGATAAGATTATATGGGATCAGCCGGCCTACAACTTTATTAGCGGTGAGGCTCCCGACAGTGTCAATCCCAGCCTGTGGCGACAGGCCAAGCTCAATAATATCCACGGACTGTTTAAAGTCACCGACGGTGTTTATCAGCTGCGGGGGTTTGACCTCGCCAATATGACCATCATTCAAGGTTCGAGTGGCTGGATTGTGGTCGATCCTTTGACGACGGCTGAGACAGCTGCGCGGGCGGTGGAGTTTGCCCGCCAGCATCTTGGTGATAGTGCAATCTCAGCCATACTGTTTACTCACAGTCATATCGATCATTTTGGGGGTGCCTTAGGGGCGCTGTCGGCAGCCCAAACCAAGGCCGCTGATATTCGGGTAATCGCTCCGGCGGGATTCATGGATGAATCGATAAGTGAGAATGTTTTAGCAGGGCCGACCATGAATCGCCGTGCAGAGTATATGTACGGTATGCCACTGCCGAGAACGCCGCGAGGTCATGTTGATAGTGGCTTGGGCAAAGAGCCAGGTATTGGCACGGTGGGTATTTTAACGCCCACCGATCTAGTCGATCACACTGGTCAAAACCTACTTATCGATGGTGTTTCTTTTGTCTTCCAAAATGTTTCTGGCTCAGAGGCCCCAGCCGAGTTCACCTTTTATTTGCCGGAGAAAAAAGCATTTTGCGGGGCGGAATTAGTTTCGCGAAATATGCACAACCTCTATACCTTACGCGGCGCTAAAGTTCGTGACGCATTGGCCTGGAGCAGTTTTATTGACGAGGCAGCAGAAATCTTTGGAGAGGCTGATGTCTATTTTGGCAGCCACCATTGGCCGATCTGGGGGCAAGCGCGCATCGCTGAGTTTTTAGAAGTCCAAAGTGACACCTATAAATATATTCACGATCAAACCCTGCGCATGGCTTATAAGGGCTACACGCCGATAGAAATCGCTGAGCAGTTGGAGTTGCCCTCTGCGCTGCAGAAAAGTTTTTCAAACCGTGGCTACTATGGCACCACTTCCCACAATTCGCGCGCGGTCTATCAAGGCTATTTCGGTTGGTACGACGGTAATCCTGCCAACCTTAATCCATTGCCACCCGAGGATATTGGGCGCAGATATATTGCCTCTATGGGCGGTGCAGATAAGGTCTTAAATATTGCCCGGCAAGCGTTTGCTGAGGGCGATTACCGCTGGGTTGCAACGCTGCTTAATCATCTGGTATTTGCCGAGCCAGAGAACAAAGAGGCCAAAGCCTTGCTGGCGCGTAATTATGATCAATTGGGGTATCAAGCCGAATCGGGTCCCTGGCGCGATGTCTACCTTACTGGTGCTCACGAACTTCGCCATGGTAAAACGGGTAAGACTCAGGACCTGAGTGTGGCTAAAGACATGGTAGTGCACTCGCCGCGCTCAAATTTCTTTAATGTCATGGCGGCGCAATTGAATGGCCCTAAAGCCGACGGTATGGAAATGACGATTAACTTCGTATTTACCGATCTAGGCGAAACTCACGTCTTAACACTGAAGAATTCGGTTTTGCATCATCGTCAGGCAGAAGCAGATCCCGATGCAAACGCAACGCTCAATATAAGTCATGATTTGTTTTTGGATCTTGCTCTAGGGCAGGGGGACATGAAAGATCTGCTATTTTCTGATGAGTTGTCTATCGACGGCAGTAAAATAGATCTGGCCCGATTTTTTGCGCTACAGGACAAACTTAAAGGCGTATTTTCTATCGTCACGCCCTAA
- a CDS encoding NADH:flavin oxidoreductase/NADH oxidase family protein yields the protein MATLNDAFTLPGGSTLINRIAKSAMSEALGTMDNRATDKLVQLYRTWGAGGTALLFTGNIMVDRRALGEPGNVVIEDDRDMDTLKAWAAAGKENGAEIWVQLNHPGRQCPKGLNKESVGPSAVEFNKSMQAFFETPRELTAEEIEDIIARFAKAAGICREAGFSGVQIHGAHGYLVSQFLSPHTNQRTDQWGGSTENRRRFVLEILKAMRAATAPDFPIGIKLNSADFQRGGFTEEESLEVMSALTDAGINLIEISGGTYEAPAMTGVRESTRKREAYFLDFADKVRKRIPETPLMVTGGFRSAAGMNEALASGSLDICGIARILAIEPDVSRRLLAGDNPRQTVKPIKTGIPLVDKMAIMEVTWYTRQLHRIGSGKAPRPNEAALKVFLISVWETFTGMRKTRRLRAS from the coding sequence ATGGCCACTTTAAACGACGCATTTACCCTTCCCGGCGGAAGCACACTCATTAACCGCATAGCTAAATCAGCGATGAGCGAAGCCTTAGGTACAATGGATAATCGCGCTACCGATAAACTGGTGCAGCTTTATCGAACCTGGGGTGCGGGTGGCACGGCTTTACTGTTTACCGGAAATATAATGGTTGATCGTCGCGCGCTAGGCGAGCCAGGTAATGTGGTGATAGAAGATGACCGTGATATGGATACGCTGAAAGCTTGGGCGGCAGCGGGTAAAGAAAATGGCGCCGAAATTTGGGTGCAATTAAACCACCCCGGTCGGCAGTGTCCCAAAGGCTTGAATAAAGAATCAGTAGGGCCGTCAGCTGTTGAGTTTAATAAGTCTATGCAGGCGTTTTTTGAAACGCCGCGTGAACTGACCGCGGAAGAAATTGAAGATATTATTGCCCGTTTCGCCAAGGCTGCGGGAATTTGTCGTGAAGCTGGTTTTAGCGGCGTGCAAATTCATGGTGCCCATGGCTATTTGGTTAGTCAGTTCCTCTCTCCGCATACTAATCAACGCACCGATCAATGGGGTGGCAGTACCGAGAATCGCCGACGCTTTGTGTTGGAGATATTGAAGGCGATGCGCGCCGCGACTGCGCCTGACTTTCCTATTGGTATTAAACTTAATTCCGCAGATTTTCAGCGCGGCGGCTTCACCGAAGAAGAATCTTTAGAGGTGATGTCGGCTCTCACCGATGCTGGAATTAACTTGATTGAAATTTCTGGTGGCACATATGAGGCGCCAGCAATGACTGGCGTGCGTGAGTCTACTCGCAAGCGTGAAGCCTACTTCTTAGATTTTGCCGATAAAGTCCGTAAACGCATTCCTGAAACACCCTTGATGGTGACGGGTGGCTTTAGAAGTGCCGCTGGTATGAATGAAGCGCTGGCATCTGGGTCGCTAGATATTTGTGGAATCGCGCGGATACTCGCCATTGAACCTGATGTGTCACGGCGCTTGCTCGCTGGTGATAATCCCCGTCAAACCGTAAAGCCAATCAAAACCGGCATTCCCTTGGTGGACAAGATGGCTATTATGGAGGTCACTTGGTATACGCGCCAGCTGCACAGAATTGGAAGTGGTAAAGCCCCACGCCCCAATGAAGCGGCACTGAAAGTGTTTCTTATTAGTGTTTGGGAAACGTTCACCGGTATGAGAAAAACCCGACGATTGCGCGCAAGTTAG
- a CDS encoding glutathione S-transferase family protein: protein MSANTPYRLMGRPESGYSLKVRSALRYKNLPFEWMDRFKHQALYQQHAKVPLIPLLLLPTGSAMQDSTPILEMLEEQHPERSLHPPDPALRFLSELLEEYGDEWVNKLMFHYRWGYPADQKRRGTSLGRGVVEGKGFKLLAPIMTPIAARFIIKRMVPRMAFAGANENNAPILIASFSQLIDMLEAHLKTRPYLFGGSPAFADFGLWGQLWQAWTDASCETIIEQRAPSVVAWIKRMEHPSIEGEFESLDSLTATLKPIFEREVGPHFLAWSVANAKAYKAGEKQTELHMDDQKYYQKTFKYPASSLDILKEKFKVAASNRGLTDFLQDTHCLAHLQAQP from the coding sequence ATGAGCGCCAATACACCCTATCGATTAATGGGCCGACCGGAGTCGGGTTACTCGCTGAAAGTACGATCTGCGCTACGCTACAAAAATCTTCCCTTCGAGTGGATGGATCGTTTTAAACATCAGGCCCTATACCAGCAACACGCCAAGGTACCGCTAATTCCTCTCTTGTTGCTGCCCACTGGCAGTGCCATGCAAGATTCGACACCCATACTGGAAATGCTAGAAGAACAACATCCAGAGCGATCACTCCACCCGCCGGACCCCGCCCTGCGATTTCTGTCCGAATTACTAGAAGAGTATGGCGATGAGTGGGTGAACAAACTGATGTTCCACTATCGCTGGGGCTATCCAGCTGACCAGAAACGACGGGGCACGTCACTGGGGCGCGGGGTTGTTGAGGGCAAAGGTTTTAAGCTGCTCGCGCCCATCATGACGCCAATTGCCGCGCGCTTCATTATTAAACGAATGGTGCCGCGAATGGCCTTTGCTGGTGCCAATGAAAACAATGCACCTATTCTGATTGCCTCATTTTCACAGCTGATCGATATGCTGGAAGCCCATCTCAAAACCCGCCCGTATCTATTTGGCGGCAGCCCGGCTTTCGCTGACTTTGGACTTTGGGGACAACTCTGGCAGGCCTGGACTGACGCCAGTTGCGAGACAATAATCGAGCAGCGCGCGCCCTCGGTTGTGGCATGGATCAAACGTATGGAACACCCAAGTATTGAGGGTGAGTTCGAATCCCTTGATTCCTTGACTGCCACCCTAAAACCCATTTTTGAGCGCGAGGTCGGCCCGCATTTTCTTGCCTGGAGCGTGGCCAATGCCAAAGCATATAAGGCCGGTGAAAAGCAGACCGAACTACATATGGATGATCAAAAATACTATCAAAAAACCTTCAAGTATCCGGCCAGCAGTCTCGACATCCTTAAAGAGAAATTTAAGGTCGCAGCGTCCAACCGTGGGCTCACTGATTTTCTCCAAGACACTCATTGTCTGGCCCACCTACAGGCACAGCCATGA
- a CDS encoding SDR family oxidoreductase has translation MSTQLFNLSKKIALVTGASRGIGEAIAKLLAEQGAHVIVSSRKLIDCQAVVDSIIEAGGSAEALACHVGSMDDIGQAFAHIRETHGRLDILVNNAATNPYFGHILDTDLAAYNKTVEVNIRGYFFMSVEAGRLMREQGSGVIINTASVNALQPAALQGIYSITKAAVVNMTKAFAKECAPHGIRVNALLPGFTKTKFAGALFSNDDIYQTAVSQIPMGRHAEPEEMAGTVLYLVSDAASYTNGECIVVDGGLTI, from the coding sequence GTGAGTACTCAATTATTTAATCTTAGTAAGAAAATTGCGCTGGTCACCGGTGCCAGTCGTGGTATTGGCGAAGCGATAGCCAAGCTATTGGCAGAGCAGGGCGCTCACGTCATTGTGTCTAGCCGTAAGCTCATCGATTGTCAGGCAGTTGTGGATAGTATTATCGAGGCTGGTGGAAGCGCTGAGGCGCTCGCTTGTCATGTTGGCAGTATGGATGATATCGGCCAGGCTTTTGCTCACATCCGCGAGACCCATGGCAGATTGGATATCCTGGTAAATAACGCCGCCACCAATCCCTATTTCGGTCATATATTGGACACCGATTTAGCGGCATACAATAAAACCGTTGAGGTTAATATTCGCGGTTACTTCTTCATGTCGGTAGAAGCTGGACGGTTGATGCGTGAGCAGGGCAGTGGGGTCATTATTAATACTGCCTCGGTCAATGCACTGCAGCCCGCCGCGCTGCAGGGGATATATTCCATCACCAAGGCGGCGGTGGTTAATATGACCAAGGCCTTTGCCAAAGAGTGCGCGCCACACGGTATTCGGGTAAACGCTTTACTGCCCGGTTTTACCAAAACCAAATTTGCTGGGGCCTTGTTCAGCAACGATGACATTTATCAGACCGCAGTATCCCAAATTCCTATGGGCCGCCACGCGGAGCCTGAGGAAATGGCAGGCACGGTTCTGTACCTGGTGTCTGATGCAGCTAGTTACACCAATGGCGAGTGTATTGTTGTCGATGGTGGCTTAACCATTTGA
- a CDS encoding DUF2855 family protein — translation MTQCTELWVDRGNYRNTKIVSEASRPLKAGEILVAIDKFALTANNVSYALSGDMIGYWKFYPAADNWGKVPVWGCANVVTSECHDIAVGERLWGFFPMASHAILEPGKIKAEYFRDVAAHRVDLPGPSLYSSYRRTQAEPDFVQQFENQRCLLFPLFATSFIIYDYLIDNDFFGAQQVVIGSASSKTGFGLAMMLHNDSAVSQAVIGVTSARNKAFVDSLACCDQIILYGEEPQIDNTLATAYVDMSGDTKLTTALHHHLGANMVESCMVGASHWESSGDVGELPGAKPSFFFAPSQIAKRDQEWGHGVAMTKAMEASFKVALKVKDVVEVEWINGAEAVNTAWQDLLDNKVSGSTGIMASMLAGS, via the coding sequence ATGACACAATGCACCGAGTTATGGGTTGATCGCGGCAACTATCGCAACACCAAAATAGTGAGCGAGGCCAGCCGCCCTTTAAAAGCTGGGGAGATTCTCGTCGCCATCGATAAGTTTGCCCTTACGGCCAACAATGTCAGTTATGCACTTTCGGGGGATATGATCGGCTATTGGAAGTTCTACCCCGCCGCAGATAACTGGGGCAAGGTGCCGGTGTGGGGCTGTGCGAATGTGGTGACATCTGAGTGCCACGATATTGCAGTGGGTGAGCGTCTCTGGGGCTTCTTCCCTATGGCTAGCCATGCCATTCTCGAACCCGGGAAAATCAAAGCCGAGTATTTTAGAGACGTTGCCGCGCATCGCGTCGATCTGCCTGGCCCAAGTCTTTACAGCTCCTACCGGCGGACACAGGCAGAACCTGACTTTGTACAGCAATTTGAAAATCAGCGCTGTCTGCTATTCCCCCTATTCGCCACCTCTTTCATCATCTACGACTACCTGATTGATAATGATTTCTTTGGCGCGCAGCAAGTGGTAATAGGGTCAGCATCATCCAAAACCGGATTCGGGTTGGCCATGATGTTACACAACGACTCGGCGGTGTCACAGGCCGTCATTGGCGTCACCTCAGCTCGTAATAAAGCATTTGTCGACTCCTTAGCCTGCTGCGACCAAATCATTCTGTATGGCGAAGAGCCGCAGATAGACAACACCCTAGCCACCGCCTACGTGGATATGTCTGGCGATACGAAACTGACCACCGCACTTCACCACCATCTGGGCGCCAATATGGTTGAAAGCTGCATGGTCGGTGCTAGTCACTGGGAAAGTAGTGGCGACGTCGGCGAATTGCCTGGTGCCAAACCCAGCTTCTTCTTTGCGCCCAGCCAGATTGCCAAGCGAGATCAAGAGTGGGGCCACGGCGTGGCCATGACAAAAGCTATGGAAGCCAGCTTTAAGGTCGCCTTAAAGGTCAAAGATGTCGTAGAGGTCGAGTGGATTAACGGCGCCGAGGCAGTGAATACGGCATGGCAGGATCTGCTTGATAACAAAGTGTCGGGCAGCACCGGCATTATGGCGTCAATGCTTGCTGGTAGCTAA
- a CDS encoding glutathione S-transferase family protein codes for MKSQYKYYGWQASYFAGKIRGYLNYKGVDYVEKNINMIDMLVTLPKHTGRQAMPALETKQGEWLCDTPLIMAELEERHPQPPVLAEGPVQNFVAELFQNWVDDAWIPVALHSRWSYSENYENLLREEGGKSLLPFAPRVIRNKVTDKAFLQNMARHLPSTGVVPEQLALLEAWTKNLLDLFEIHFGEHGYLLGERPTVADFGLLGPMFGHLNRDPWPKREWLDRRPNLQKWVEKMARGDKASGELLEHDEIPQTLIPVIKIIFTEYMPFMDKTVQDLKGIIAAKQLRSGDKLPRSTGLVELKMMDAQYKRASFSYSLWRMQRTQKIVAQYSQADKECLNAWLSKLGQADFLTVDFGCELKRHGLVAALA; via the coding sequence ATGAAGAGCCAATACAAATACTACGGATGGCAGGCCTCATATTTTGCAGGAAAAATACGCGGTTATTTAAACTATAAGGGTGTGGATTACGTCGAAAAAAATATCAATATGATTGATATGTTGGTGACTCTCCCTAAACATACGGGCCGGCAAGCCATGCCAGCGCTAGAAACCAAACAGGGTGAGTGGCTTTGTGATACACCACTGATTATGGCGGAGTTGGAAGAACGTCATCCACAGCCTCCAGTGCTGGCTGAGGGGCCAGTGCAGAACTTTGTAGCTGAGCTGTTTCAAAATTGGGTGGACGATGCCTGGATACCAGTGGCCTTGCACAGTCGCTGGTCGTACTCAGAAAATTATGAAAATCTTCTTCGTGAAGAAGGCGGTAAAAGCTTATTGCCGTTTGCGCCGCGCGTAATACGAAATAAAGTCACAGATAAAGCTTTTTTACAAAACATGGCGCGGCATCTCCCTAGCACGGGGGTGGTGCCAGAGCAGCTTGCTCTGCTGGAGGCCTGGACGAAGAACCTATTAGATTTGTTTGAGATACACTTTGGCGAGCATGGCTATCTATTGGGTGAGCGGCCGACAGTTGCAGATTTTGGCTTGTTGGGACCTATGTTTGGCCACTTAAACCGTGACCCATGGCCTAAACGTGAATGGTTGGACCGACGGCCTAATTTGCAAAAATGGGTGGAAAAAATGGCTCGTGGAGATAAGGCATCGGGCGAGCTATTAGAGCATGATGAAATACCGCAAACATTGATACCAGTGATTAAAATTATCTTCACTGAATATATGCCCTTTATGGACAAAACCGTTCAAGACCTTAAGGGGATTATAGCGGCTAAACAACTTAGATCAGGTGATAAACTGCCTCGTAGTACCGGGCTTGTTGAACTTAAGATGATGGATGCCCAGTATAAGCGGGCCTCCTTTAGCTACTCTTTATGGCGCATGCAGCGCACCCAAAAAATAGTGGCGCAATATTCCCAAGCAGATAAAGAGTGCTTGAATGCATGGCTGTCGAAATTGGGACAGGCGGACTTTTTGACCGTGGATTTTGGGTGTGAACTCAAACGCCATGGCTTGGTGGCTGCCTTAGCGTAA
- a CDS encoding type 1 glutamine amidotransferase domain-containing protein: protein MKKIKITAIVIVSVIALVAIALPTVLKKAGLHPDYNGEHYQFAGGRALIITTSHGFLAEPGSTEGDATGVFASEMTHPYYVFKEAGMDVDVASIEGGQIPIDPLSFRRVIRSAEDERFLEDTVFQAKVKNSIAIVSVDASDYDVIFLAGGWGAAYDMGYSEYLGQLVSQAYYSPKKTIISSVCHGALGLIKAKDSDGNLLISGRRTTGVTDKQIKELGIEVTPMHPETELRKAGAVFEAATAFRDIFATRVVVDGEQRFVTGQNQNSGLETAHTVVKLLAER from the coding sequence ATGAAAAAAATAAAAATCACGGCTATCGTTATTGTGTCAGTCATCGCGCTCGTCGCCATCGCGCTGCCAACGGTGCTGAAAAAAGCAGGCTTACATCCTGATTATAACGGCGAGCACTATCAGTTTGCCGGTGGGCGGGCGCTTATTATTACCACCAGTCACGGCTTTTTGGCTGAGCCCGGATCTACAGAGGGCGATGCAACGGGTGTCTTTGCCTCAGAAATGACGCATCCATACTATGTCTTTAAGGAAGCCGGTATGGACGTGGATGTGGCCAGTATTGAGGGTGGTCAGATTCCAATCGACCCGCTGAGTTTTCGCCGGGTGATCCGCAGCGCGGAAGATGAACGCTTTCTTGAAGATACCGTGTTTCAGGCGAAGGTAAAAAACTCCATCGCCATTGTATCGGTCGATGCCAGTGACTACGACGTCATCTTTTTAGCGGGTGGCTGGGGCGCCGCCTATGACATGGGGTATTCTGAGTATCTCGGCCAGTTGGTCAGTCAGGCCTACTATTCCCCCAAAAAGACGATTATCAGTTCAGTCTGCCATGGTGCGCTCGGTCTGATTAAAGCCAAGGACAGCGACGGTAATCTCCTAATTAGCGGACGCCGCACTACTGGTGTCACCGACAAACAGATTAAAGAGCTTGGTATTGAGGTCACGCCGATGCACCCCGAAACCGAGCTGCGCAAAGCGGGCGCCGTATTCGAGGCCGCTACCGCCTTTCGCGATATTTTTGCAACGCGGGTTGTGGTCGATGGAGAGCAACGCTTCGTCACCGGACAGAATCAAAACTCGGGTTTGGAAACTGCACACACCGTCGTCAAATTACTCGCCGAGCGCTAG